In Aequorivita sp. H23M31, a single window of DNA contains:
- a CDS encoding MDR family MFS transporter, whose product MQEKPVKKMRRDYILIALMLTMSLAAMDSTIVATAIPQIVGDLGGFSMFSWLFSIYLLIQTITIPVYGKLADIYGRKPILIVGIIIFVVGSATCAAAWNMYSLIAFRGVQAVGAGAIMATVNTIAGDIYTIKQRAKIQGWLSSVWGVSAILGPAIGGALADYASWRWIFLINIPMGAASIALIAYFLHEDKTTKRHKIDWAGAGAMLITGSVIMFGLLQGGQSWPWFSWNTLLIVAIGAVMIYITVRIERRADEPILPSWVWKRRVILGANLATIGMGVATMGPNMYLPVFAQSVTGVGAMAAGFILASMSITWPLSSALSGNLYLRIGFRNTALCGILIVIIGASSFLFLPFPGSVWFLVAVQMTLGAGFGLITTPLLVGIQSTVEWGQRGVVTGTSMFSRYFGQSIGAAVFAAIFNSVLTDKINGAPTSLKSELPGVNKVVEVLQSHNSVSDVNLYLRETFFDATHYVYLGMVVAGIITLIILLLTPSKFPVLKDKH is encoded by the coding sequence ATGCAGGAAAAACCAGTGAAAAAAATGCGTCGGGACTATATCCTGATTGCACTGATGCTCACTATGAGTTTGGCAGCTATGGATAGCACAATTGTTGCCACTGCCATTCCGCAAATTGTTGGCGATCTAGGGGGTTTCTCAATGTTCAGCTGGCTGTTTTCTATCTATCTTCTCATCCAAACTATCACCATTCCCGTTTATGGGAAATTGGCGGATATCTATGGCCGCAAACCAATATTGATTGTTGGTATTATCATTTTCGTAGTGGGTTCCGCAACTTGCGCTGCAGCTTGGAATATGTATTCCTTGATAGCTTTTCGAGGTGTCCAGGCGGTTGGAGCCGGTGCTATTATGGCAACGGTCAATACAATTGCCGGAGATATCTACACTATAAAACAGCGTGCCAAAATTCAGGGATGGCTTTCCAGTGTATGGGGAGTTTCCGCAATTTTAGGACCAGCCATTGGAGGAGCTTTGGCAGATTATGCCTCCTGGAGATGGATATTCTTGATCAATATTCCAATGGGTGCAGCTTCCATTGCATTGATAGCCTATTTTCTACACGAAGACAAAACCACCAAACGCCATAAAATTGATTGGGCAGGTGCAGGAGCAATGCTTATCACCGGAAGTGTAATCATGTTTGGACTTTTGCAAGGAGGACAATCCTGGCCATGGTTTTCGTGGAATACCTTATTGATCGTTGCTATAGGTGCGGTAATGATTTATATCACTGTCCGAATTGAACGCCGTGCGGACGAACCCATTCTACCAAGTTGGGTGTGGAAACGGAGAGTAATTTTGGGAGCGAATTTGGCAACTATCGGTATGGGAGTGGCCACTATGGGACCTAATATGTATCTTCCGGTTTTTGCCCAATCTGTTACGGGAGTGGGGGCAATGGCTGCAGGTTTTATCTTGGCAAGTATGAGTATCACTTGGCCTCTTTCCTCTGCCCTTTCAGGAAATCTATACCTGCGTATTGGATTTAGAAATACTGCTCTCTGCGGAATTTTAATAGTAATTATCGGAGCTTCCAGTTTTCTCTTTTTACCATTTCCCGGCTCAGTTTGGTTTTTAGTGGCAGTACAAATGACCTTGGGTGCAGGTTTTGGTTTAATTACTACACCTCTGCTGGTAGGAATCCAGTCAACAGTGGAGTGGGGGCAAAGAGGAGTTGTAACCGGCACAAGTATGTTTTCCAGATATTTTGGTCAGAGTATTGGTGCTGCGGTATTTGCAGCTATTTTTAATTCCGTACTTACCGATAAAATTAACGGGGCACCTACTAGTTTAAAATCCGAATTGCCTGGCGTAAACAAGGTTGTGGAAGTGCTCCAATCCCATAACTCCGTTTCAGATGTCAACTTGTATCTTCGGGAGACCTTTTTCGATGCTACCCACTATGTATATTTAGGAATGGTGGTTGCAGGTATTATTACTCTAATCATTTTATTGCTCACTCCATCCAAATTTCCCGTTCTCAAGGATAAGCATTAG
- a CDS encoding S46 family peptidase, whose protein sequence is MKKFIICFILAVFAIPVNANEGMWFLMHIKRLNYVDMQKMGLQLTPEEIYSVNNASLKDAIVQFGGGCTAEIISDKGLVLTNHHCGYGAIAELSTAENDYLTNGFWAKNLKEELKPKSLSVRFFVRMDDVSKRILGRVNDQMTELEREAAINQEISKIEMENNEDGKYTVSVKSFYNGNEFYYFVYQDFNDVRLVGTPPKSIGKFGGDTDNWEWPRHTGDFSLFRVYADKDGNPAEYSEDNVPLKPKYHLTTSLKGFEDNDFAMILGYPGRTNRWMPGAGIEQNVNYAYPAWVEASRTSMNVMEKYMKKDQQVNLDYASSYASIANYWKNRQGMIDALKQHETAQTKYKDEESFQEWASKKGNEKYADVMNTINDYYKKTNEISRHNNYLSLLLRTRSAVIPYRLGKELEYYMDQNEAKQAELKPKFEEGIESMYDGLYLPLERDMLAAQLDLYSRKAKNPAPLVAKIAAGNKKGVEGWQSYLETAFKKSIFASKEKLNAFLEKPDAEVLKNDPLYLLSQDLLDRYRYKSEEEKQWDNDFQRAYRLMVQGMRTQNPDKKYYPDANSTLRLTYGKINSLPADKRNDAKENYYTTLKGTVAKYQPGDAEFDMPKKLIDLYEKKDFGQYADKDGYLPVNFLSDNDITGGNSGSPVLNGKGELIGIAFDGNIEAMAGDVIFDDQLQRCINVDIRYVLFLIDKLAGAGHIIDELTLVK, encoded by the coding sequence ATGAAAAAATTTATTATTTGTTTTATCCTTGCCGTATTTGCCATTCCCGTAAATGCGAACGAAGGTATGTGGTTTTTAATGCATATAAAACGACTGAACTATGTCGATATGCAAAAAATGGGGCTTCAACTTACCCCCGAAGAAATTTATAGTGTAAATAACGCTAGTCTAAAAGATGCCATAGTTCAATTTGGCGGCGGATGTACTGCCGAAATTATTTCCGATAAAGGATTGGTGCTTACCAATCATCACTGTGGATATGGCGCAATCGCTGAACTTTCAACAGCTGAAAATGATTACTTAACAAACGGATTCTGGGCAAAAAACTTAAAAGAGGAGTTGAAGCCAAAAAGTCTCTCCGTTCGGTTTTTTGTAAGAATGGACGATGTGTCAAAACGTATTCTTGGGCGTGTAAACGATCAAATGACCGAACTAGAGCGCGAGGCTGCCATCAATCAGGAAATTTCAAAAATTGAAATGGAAAATAATGAAGATGGAAAATATACTGTTTCAGTAAAATCTTTTTATAACGGAAATGAATTCTATTATTTCGTTTACCAAGACTTTAACGATGTTCGTTTGGTGGGAACTCCTCCAAAGAGTATCGGAAAATTTGGTGGCGATACCGACAATTGGGAATGGCCGAGACACACTGGCGACTTTTCGCTGTTTAGAGTATATGCTGATAAAGACGGAAATCCAGCGGAATATTCTGAAGATAATGTGCCTTTGAAACCAAAGTATCATTTAACCACAAGCCTTAAAGGTTTTGAGGATAACGACTTCGCCATGATTTTGGGCTACCCAGGAAGAACCAATAGATGGATGCCTGGCGCAGGAATCGAGCAAAATGTAAACTATGCGTATCCAGCTTGGGTAGAAGCTTCTAGAACTTCTATGAACGTGATGGAAAAGTATATGAAAAAGGATCAACAGGTAAACCTTGATTACGCTTCAAGTTATGCGAGCATTGCCAACTACTGGAAAAACCGTCAGGGTATGATCGATGCCTTAAAACAACATGAAACGGCACAGACCAAATATAAGGATGAAGAAAGTTTCCAAGAATGGGCTTCTAAGAAAGGAAATGAAAAGTATGCCGATGTAATGAATACCATTAACGATTACTATAAGAAAACCAACGAAATAAGCCGACACAATAATTATTTAAGTCTTCTGCTTCGTACGCGTTCGGCAGTAATTCCTTATCGTTTGGGTAAAGAGTTGGAATATTATATGGATCAAAATGAAGCTAAGCAGGCCGAGTTGAAACCTAAGTTTGAAGAAGGTATTGAAAGTATGTACGATGGTCTTTATCTTCCCTTGGAAAGAGATATGCTTGCCGCACAATTGGATCTTTATTCCAGAAAGGCAAAAAATCCTGCTCCATTAGTGGCCAAGATTGCTGCGGGTAATAAAAAGGGCGTTGAAGGATGGCAGAGTTATCTTGAAACTGCGTTCAAAAAAAGCATCTTTGCCTCAAAAGAAAAGCTTAATGCATTTTTGGAAAAACCAGATGCAGAGGTTTTGAAGAATGATCCACTTTATTTATTATCTCAAGATCTTCTGGATAGGTACCGTTACAAATCTGAGGAAGAAAAGCAATGGGATAACGATTTTCAACGTGCATACAGATTGATGGTACAGGGAATGAGAACTCAAAATCCGGATAAGAAATACTATCCAGATGCCAACAGTACATTAAGACTTACCTATGGAAAAATAAATTCCCTTCCAGCCGATAAGCGAAATGATGCAAAGGAAAATTATTACACTACCCTAAAAGGAACCGTTGCGAAATATCAGCCGGGTGATGCCGAATTTGATATGCCCAAAAAACTAATCGACCTTTATGAGAAGAAAGATTTTGGACAATATGCTGACAAAGACGGTTATTTGCCGGTCAACTTTTTGTCTGATAACGACATTACAGGAGGAAATTCAGGTTCCCCAGTATTAAACGGAAAAGGAGAGTTGATAGGAATTGCTTTTGATGGAAATATCGAAGCTATGGCCGGTGATGTTATTTTTGACGATCAACTTCAGCGTTGTATAAATGTTGACATTCGGTATGTGCTGTTCTTAATAGACAAACTAGCTGGAGCAGGTCATATTATTGATGAGCTTACATTAGTGAAATAA